A single region of the Phycisphaerae bacterium genome encodes:
- a CDS encoding phosphotransferase: MSRQREKFQPDELAEVLKHYEIGKFTEVTEFARGSHAAPKLILTTDRGKFLLKRRPQSDMDPFRVAFSHSLQRYLVSKNFPLPHLIGTRDENNSMLKLDRRIYEMYEFIDGEHYNQSWIATYEAGKTLALYHSLVEHFHSEFEPPKGHFHDSKMVYDSFRQMGELMIQRPALAGRGRELIALLKDLKRAYNRAARAANRLGVSNWKPQIVHSDWHPGNLLFQGDHVVAVIDHDSARIRPRAMDVANGCLQFSMVTGGRDLSTWEARTDIVRAKRFLRGYDETNVLSKAELSTLPHLMQEVLIAQAVPPILRTGTFAGLEGFEFLKVVLAKMEWLRENDSFIDLDSEDA; the protein is encoded by the coding sequence ATTCCAGCCGGACGAACTGGCCGAGGTATTGAAGCACTACGAGATCGGGAAGTTCACGGAGGTGACCGAGTTCGCAAGAGGATCCCACGCCGCGCCCAAGTTGATCCTCACTACGGATCGAGGCAAGTTTCTTCTGAAGCGACGGCCTCAATCCGACATGGACCCTTTCCGAGTGGCGTTCTCGCATTCGCTGCAACGGTACCTTGTCTCGAAGAACTTTCCGCTTCCGCATCTGATCGGAACGCGTGATGAAAACAACTCGATGCTCAAATTGGATCGCCGCATCTACGAAATGTACGAGTTCATCGACGGCGAACATTACAATCAGAGCTGGATCGCCACATACGAAGCGGGCAAGACCCTCGCACTTTACCACAGCCTGGTTGAGCATTTTCATTCCGAGTTCGAGCCGCCCAAGGGCCACTTTCACGATTCAAAGATGGTATATGACTCCTTTCGCCAGATGGGCGAACTGATGATCCAGCGGCCTGCGCTGGCCGGTCGCGGGAGGGAGTTGATAGCGCTGCTGAAGGACCTGAAGCGGGCATATAACCGCGCAGCCCGCGCGGCGAACCGGCTGGGCGTCTCGAATTGGAAACCGCAGATCGTGCATTCGGATTGGCATCCGGGGAATCTCCTATTTCAGGGGGATCACGTTGTTGCGGTCATCGACCACGACTCGGCGCGCATTCGTCCGCGAGCCATGGACGTGGCCAACGGCTGTCTTCAATTTTCCATGGTCACGGGCGGGCGCGACTTATCGACGTGGGAAGCGCGGACGGATATCGTGCGTGCGAAGCGATTTCTTCGCGGCTACGACGAGACAAACGTGCTTTCGAAGGCGGAACTAAGCACGTTGCCCCATCTGATGCAGGAGGTGTTGATCGCGCAGGCGGTTCCGCCAATCCTCCGGACAGGAACGTTCGCGGGGCTGGAAGGCTTCGAATTCCTGAAAGTGGTTCTCGCGAAAATGGAGTGGCTGCGGGAAAACGATTCATTCATCGATCTCGATTCGGAAGACGCATGA
- a CDS encoding MoaD/ThiS family protein, with protein sequence MTQLEGRRTIRVTIRFFGPARDSAGADSNDVTIDDGQCAGDLLAKLQEQYPAIAALGGVRLAVNRKYAAANQRLQDGDEIAVIPPVSGG encoded by the coding sequence ATGACACAACTCGAAGGACGACGAACAATTCGCGTGACGATCAGATTCTTCGGACCGGCTCGAGATTCGGCCGGTGCTGATTCGAACGATGTAACGATTGACGACGGGCAATGCGCCGGCGACCTTCTCGCGAAGCTCCAGGAGCAATATCCCGCGATCGCGGCGCTGGGAGGCGTCCGGCTCGCCGTGAATCGGAAATACGCGGCCGCGAACCAACGGCTGCAGGACGGCGACGAAATCGCGGTGATTCCGCCAGTGTCTGGAGGTTGA
- a CDS encoding molybdenum cofactor biosynthesis protein MoaE: MGSIVLNQSPIDLRATVDGLSREGTGAVATFEGIVRPETRNGVALVALYYHAYEEMAAEQMQNIRSQACARFDIVDASIVHRLGHLKIGEASIVVAVSAAHRAPAFDACRWIVDTVKSDVPIWKQDRWSDGANSWVEPN; encoded by the coding sequence TTGGGATCCATTGTGCTGAATCAAAGTCCGATCGATCTCCGTGCGACCGTCGATGGCCTGTCCCGTGAGGGCACCGGCGCCGTGGCGACTTTCGAAGGAATCGTACGACCGGAGACTCGTAACGGCGTCGCGCTGGTCGCACTCTACTATCATGCTTACGAAGAGATGGCGGCGGAGCAGATGCAGAACATTCGAAGTCAGGCGTGCGCTCGCTTTGATATCGTCGATGCGTCGATTGTGCATCGGCTTGGCCATCTAAAAATTGGTGAAGCGTCCATCGTGGTGGCCGTTTCAGCAGCACACCGGGCACCTGCATTTGATGCCTGTCGTTGGATCGTTGACACAGTCAAATCCGACGTGCCGATCTGGAAGCAGGACCGATGGTCCGACGGAGCGAATTCATGGGTGGAACCGAACTAG
- a CDS encoding DUF4149 domain-containing protein — MGGTELARGIMRSFATTAAGAWLGGMILIAIVAQTTFSEMRATGVEQPNAIAGRVMAKNFVRFDTVQWVLAGTLVVAQIGRIALGERSGVEWLRMVLCLGATGVLAYGALYLTPQIVNMQATAAAPDPDAAVRSIFESFHQTSVRLAKLNLVVVFAIVLSLSWNVRRAPAGDMA, encoded by the coding sequence ATGGGTGGAACCGAACTAGCCAGGGGCATCATGCGCTCGTTTGCGACGACGGCCGCCGGCGCATGGCTCGGCGGAATGATTCTGATTGCGATCGTGGCACAGACGACATTCTCCGAGATGCGGGCGACGGGCGTTGAACAGCCCAATGCAATCGCCGGCCGCGTGATGGCGAAAAACTTCGTGCGATTTGACACCGTCCAGTGGGTGTTGGCCGGCACACTCGTTGTTGCCCAGATCGGCCGGATCGCCCTGGGAGAGCGGTCCGGTGTGGAGTGGCTGCGTATGGTCCTGTGCCTCGGCGCGACAGGCGTGCTGGCCTACGGCGCGCTGTATCTTACACCGCAAATCGTCAACATGCAGGCGACCGCGGCTGCGCCGGACCCCGATGCCGCCGTGAGATCTATTTTTGAATCCTTTCATCAGACGAGCGTCAGGCTCGCCAAATTGAATCTGGTGGTCGTGTTCGCGATCGTGCTGAGTCTATCCTGGAATGTCCGGCGCGCGCCGGCCGGAGACATGGCGTGA